The proteins below come from a single Aegilops tauschii subsp. strangulata cultivar AL8/78 chromosome 6, Aet v6.0, whole genome shotgun sequence genomic window:
- the LOC109770277 gene encoding putative glycerol-3-phosphate transporter 4: protein MAEPPPPPPSTPMPKSSPRARPRHHHAPPGLCALPAFSYNAHRGLVLGLTFLAYALYHASRKPPSIVKRALSKSWPPFHDPALLGETDVAFLAFYSLGMFGAGHLGDRLDLRLFLAAGMVGSGAAVAFFGAGYFLSLHSLVFYVFAQAIAGLLQSTGWPSVVAVVGNWFGGRRRGLIMGIWNAHTSVGNISGSIIAAAVLRYGWGWSFVVPGGLMALGGVLVFFFLAPYPEDVGFASWPPKQASGASTDEEDSSTSTAGEEDRRDAVGILKAFSIPGVLTFATCLFFAKLVAYTFLYWLPFYLTQTAIGGEYMSVTDAGYLSVLFDVGGIIGGILAGFMSDQLDARATTAAMFMYLAIPSLYAFHAYGSTSKVTNIALMMISGLFVNGPYALITTAVSADLGTHKSLKGDSRALATVTAIIDGTGSLGAALGPFVTGFISKTGWDSVFIMLILCALIAGACLSGLVKSEIQQIIQNWRNRSSDTPNGTADPGAQPLLEGSS, encoded by the exons ATGGCGGAGCCACCGCCACCTCCACCCTCAACGCCCATGCCGAAGTCATCGCCGCGGGCGCGGCCGCGCCACCACCACGCGCCGCCGGGCCTCTGCGCCCTGCCCGCCTTCTCCTACAACGCCCACCGTGGCCTCGTCCTCGGGCTCACCTTCCTCGCCTACGCCCTCTACCACGCCTCCCGCAAGCCACCCAGCATCGTGAAGCGCGCGCTCTCCAAGTCGTGGCCGCCCTTCCACGACCCCGCCCTCCTCGGCGAGACCGACGTCGCGTTCCTCGCCTTCTACTCCCTCGGCATGTTCGGCGCCGGCCACCTCGGCGATCGCCTCGATCTCCGCCTCTTCCTCGCCGCCGGAATGGTCGGGAGCGGCGCCGCCGTCGCCTTTTTCGGCGCCGGGTACTTCCTCTCCCTGCACTCCCTCGTGTTCTACGTCTTCGCCCAGGCAATCGCGGGCCTGCTGCAGTCCACCGGCTGGCCCTCGGTCGTCGCCGTCGTCGGCAATTGGTTCGGCGGCCGGAGGCGCGGCCTCATAATGGGCATATGGAACGCGCACACCTCCGTCGGGAACATCAGCGGCTCGatcatcgccgccgccgtgctGCGATACGGGTGGGGCTGGTCGTTTGTGGTCCCGGGCGGGCTCATGGCGCTCGGTGGCGTCCTCGTGTTTTTCTTCCTAGCGCCTTACCCGGAGGACGTTGGCTTCGCTTCGTGGCCCCCCAAGCAGGCCAGTGGAGCGAGCACCGACGAGGAGGACAGCAGCACCAGCACGGCCGGGGAAGAGGACAGGAGGGATGCCGTAGGGATTTTGAAGGCATTTTCTATCCCGGGGGTGCTCACCTTCGCGACCTGCCTCTTCTTTGCGAAGCTGGTCGCCTACACCTTCTTGTACTGGCTCCCCTTCTACTTGACCCAAACTG CTATTGGAGGCGAGTACATGTCGGTCACGGATGCTGGTTATCTATCAGTTTTGTTCGATGTAGGAGGAATCATTGGTGGAATTCTTGCTGGGTTCATGTCTGATCAGCTCGATGCTAGGGCCACTACTGCAGCAATGTTTATGTATCTGGCGATTCCATCTCTTTACGCCTTTCATGCATATGGCAGTACTTCAAAAGTGACAAACATTGCACTGATGATGATCAGTGGCTTGTTTGTTAATGGCCCTTATGCTCTGATAACAACTGCAGTATCTGCTGATCTGGGGACTCACAAATCTCTCAAAGGAGATTCCCGTGCGTTGGCCACTGTCACGGCAATCATAGACGGGACAGGATCGCTTGGTGCTGCCTTGGGGCCATTTGTGACGGGCTTCATCTCAAAAACTGGATGGGATTCAGTGTTCATAATGCTTATACTTTGTGCATTGATTGCCGGTGCGTGTTTATCAGGTCTTGTGAAATCAGAGATTCAGCAGATTATTCAAAACTGGAGGAATCGCTCAAGTGACACTCCGAATGGAACTGCAG ATCCTGGTGCTCAACCACTTTTAGAGGGGAGTAGTTGA